The Duganella sp. BuS-21 sequence CGGCTGGGGCGCCGATGCGATTGTGCGCGGCGTGGATTCGTTTCAGGTGCTGTATGGCGTCGATAGCGATGTGCCGATGGATGGCGTGCCGAATACGTATCTGAACGCGACGGCGGTGCGGGCGATCGATGGCTGGAAGCGCGTGTGCTCCATCAAGCTGGCCTTGCTGCTGCATGGTGAGCACAACACGCGTGCCGATACGGTGAATGGGCGTTATGACTTGTTCGGGCCGGCGTATTCCGAGTCGCATGGCGAGGATGTCGGTGTGCGCGTGGTGGAGGCGCGCTTGCCGCCATCGCAGCGGTTGCGGGCGCGGCGGGTGTTTGGGATGACGGTGGCGTTGCGGAATCGGGATGGCTGAATCATGGACAGGCAACGGGGAATCGCGTTGGTGGTCAGCCTGGTGTTGCTGATCATGGTGATGCTGCTGGGGGTGTCGGCGGCGCAATTGAGTCTGCAAGGTGAGAAAGCTGCGCGCGGCGAGCGCGATCGGGATGTGGCGTTTCTGATGGCGGAGGATGCCGTGAAAAATGCGGAGCGGGAGATTGAGGGCGGCGGCGGTCCGTTTGCGCAGGATTGTGCTGCAGGCAGATACGAGCGCGCGGCGCGCGGGGAAACCCCGGTTTGGCAGAAGGTGGATTTGGCCGGAGATGCCTGCGCGGTGACAAGTGGGGCGGACTTCGCGCCGTTCAGCAAGCCGCGTTATATCGTCGAGCGGATGGCATGCCATCAGGCTGGGGATGACGCGTCGGCGGGCGCGGCTCCGAATTATTGTTACCGCGTGACGGCGATCGGATTCGCCTCCGCGCCGGAGATGGAGGTGGTGCTGCAAAGTGTATACGGCAAACCGGAGGAGGCGCCATGAACGGAATGAGATGGCGGTGCGCATGGATATTCGCCACCGCTTGCATGCAGGCCCACGCCGGGCCGTCCCTGATTGAGCTGGACAGCTTGCCCGTCACGGCCGCCTGCCACGCCACCGCACCGGCTGCGCAGGGGCTTGCTGGCACCGCCGAAGGCGCCGTGCTGTTGCGGCCTGCGCCGCTTGCCAGCGCGTCGGCCTCGATGAGCCCGGGCGACCTGTATCAGGCCACGATGGACATTGCCGACTGGGCCGGACATTTTTCGCGCTACCTATTGCCCGCCGGTGCGGCCGCTGCCGGTGGCGCAGCCGCTCTGGCCTGGGACGCCGGTACAATCCTGAGCGGCGCCGCCGGTCGCCCGCCGGAGCCGATGCCGGCACAACGTCAGATCTACACCGCCATCGTGCAGCGCGGCGGCGCGCTGAAGACCATCCCGTTCACCTGGAGCGCCTTGTCCGCCGCACAGCAAGCGTTGCTGAACCTTGACGACCACGCCGGTGAACAGCGCCTCGCCTATTTGCGCGGCGACCGCTCGCTGGAAGGCATCCAGTTCCGCCGCCGCAGTAGTGTGCTGGGCGATGCCATTCACAGCACACCTGTCTATGTTGGCGCTCCAGAGCGCCGCGCCACCATCTACCTCGGCGCCAACGACGGCATGCTGCACGCCTTCGACGCCACCACCGGCATCGAACTCTTCGCCTACGTGCCGGACGCGCTGATCGCCCAGCTCCACCACCTGAGCTATCCAGCCTACACCCACCGCGCTTACGTCGACGGCCCGGCCAGCGCGGCGGAGCTTACCATCGGCGGCAGCAAGAAAACCATGCTCTTTTCCGCCATGGGTGGCGGCGCGAAAGGCGTCTTCGCACTGGACGTCACCGATCCTCAGCACTTCGCCGGCGCCCTGTGGGAATTCACCGACCGCGACGATCCCATGATGGGCAACGTCACCACGCTCCCGCAAGTCGCCAGGCTCCGCGTGAAGAAGGACGTTTATCGATACTTCGCCATCATCGCCAGCGGCGTCAACAACGGCGGCGACGGCAAGGGCGCCTTATTCCTGCTGGCGCTCGACAAGCCTCCCAACGAAAACTGGCAGCGCAACAGCAACTACTACCGCATCACCACGCCGGTCTCCGATCCTGCGCTGGCCAATGCGCTGAGCTCGCCCGTTCTGGTGAACGACAGCGACGGTGCGCTGCGCTATGCCTACGCCGGCGATCTGCAAGGTGCGCTCTGGCGCTTCGACTTCAGCGGCAGTGCGCCGTGGGAGAAGGTTGTTGGCAAGCCCTTGTTCGTGGCGCGCGATGCCGATGGCCGACGCCAGCAGATCATGCAACAGCCTTTGCTTGCTTATGCCAACTCGGGCGGCTACATAGCGTTGTTCGGCACCGGAAAGTTGATCGAACCGGCCGACCGCAGCACCGCCACCGCAACGACACAGTCTTACTACGCCATCATCGACAGCCTGCGAACGCCAATGGAGTCCATCACCAGCCGCCGCCAGTTAACGCAGCGCTTTCTCGATAGCCGAGATGGTCCCTTGGACCCCGGCAGCCAAGGCTGGTATGTGGATTTTGTGCAGCCTGCCGAACGTAGCGTGCATGCAGGCTTGCTGGCCGATGGCGCGGTGCTGTTCAACACCGTGCAGCCCGGCGCTGACTGGTGCAGTCCCACGCACAGCCGCAGCTATGTGCTGAATGTCACCACTGGACTGGCGAAGGATGGCAATATCATCACCTCCACGCCCAACCAGGATGTGATCGTGAGCTTGCCGGTGCCGGGCTACGTAGCGGCGCCATCGCTGTTGCCGCAATCCGTCACGCGCGGCGAGCGCGATGCGGTGGGGCGTGTGAAGCAGGAGAAAACGTATGCGGTGGTGCAGGTGACCGGTGCGGGGCAGGTGGCCGCTGTCGGCAGCATGCGCGCGGCGCGGCGCGTGGGCCGTCTCAGTTGGCGTGAGATCGTCAACTGGCGCGAACTGCACGAGGCCGCCAAATGAAGCGCTCGGGCTTCAGCCTCATGGAACTGCTGGTGGCGCTGGTGATAGTGGCCGTGTTGGCGGCGTACGCGCTTCCCGCTTACCAGCAGCACATTGTCCGCACGCGGCGCGGTGAGGCGCATTCCGCGCTGCTGAAGTTGATGATGCAGCAGGAACGCTTCCATTCGCAGCACAACACCTATGTCGAATTTTCCGCCGGCGGCGGGGATGAGGAGTCGCGTCAGTTCCAATGGTGGAGCGGCGCCAGCGCGCCGACCAGCGCATACGAGATCGAAGGCAAGGCCTGCGATGGTGAGCTGATCTCGCAATGCGTGCAACTGATCGCCCGTCCCGGCACCGCAATGGTGGACAGCCGCTTCGACGACGACGACTGCCGCACGCTCAAGCTCACCAGCGCCGGCCTGCGCCTGGCGAGCGGCCCTGCAGCAGGATGCTGGCCATGACTGCGGACGCCATCGCCGTGCAGGCCGCGCGATCATGCGCCCGCTGTCCGCGCTGCGGCCGCCTCGCAGGACTGACGCTGATCGAACTGCTCATCGTCCTGGTGCTGGCCGTGATCCTGCTCGGCGTGGCCGCGCCGGCGTTCCATCAAGCGCTGCAGCGCCTGCGCGTGCAAGCGGCCAGCAACGACCTGCAGGCCGCCATCAATCTAACCCGCTCCCAGGCCATGGCGCGCGGACGCAAAGTGCTGATGGCGCCCTTGGAGCCGACTGGCGCCAACTGGCAAAGCGGCTGGGCCGTCTTTGTCGACATCAACAACAACCGCCGCCCGGACCCCGGCGAACCGTTGATCTACCGCCACGACCAGCTACGCGACGACGTCATCATCACCTCCCGCTTCACCTCCGGCGGCGCACCCACCTACATCGCCTACAACGCCGCCGGCCGCACCTGCCGCGCCGACAACAGCCTGACCACGCGCTGGGGCACGCTCTCCCTCACGCAAGGCGATCACGCCCGCAACGTCATCATCAACATGCTGGGTCGTGTCCGTGTCTGCGATCCCAAGGCGGAACCCTCTAACTGCAGCAGCGCGATGGACTGAACAAGCATTTATAATGGCGCGAAGACTAATCTTGCAGGAACACCGTGAACATCAGCAACGATCTCGAAGGCATGACGCTGGCGCTGCAATGGGCCGCCAAGGGCCTGTACATCACTTCGCCCAATCCGCACATCGGCTGCGTGATCGTGCGCGACGGCGTGGTGATCGGCGCCGGCGTCACCCAGCAGGCCGGCAGCGACCACGCCGAAATCCAGGCGCTGAAGGACGCGCAGGCGCGCGGCCACGACGTGCGCGGCGCCACCGCCTATGTCACGCTGGAGCCGTGCAACCACCACGGCCGCACGCCGCCTTGCTCGGACGCTTTGGTGCGTGCCGGCCTCGGCCGCGTAGTGGCGGCCATGGAAGACCCCAATCCGCTGGTGGCCGGGCAGGGCATGGCCAAGCTGGCCGCCAACGGCATCGACACCAGCGTCGGCATGTTGGCCGATCAGGCGGTTGAACTGAACATCGGCTTCTTCTCGCGCATGACGCGCGGCCTGCCGTGGGTACGCATGAAAACGGCCGCCAGCCTGGACGGCATGACAGCCCTGCACAACGGCGCCAGCCAATGGATCACCGGACCGGAAGCGCGCGCCGACGGCCACGCCTGGCGCGCGCGCGCCTGCGCCATCCTGACCGGCATCGGCACCGTCAAGGCCGACGATCCGCAACTGAATGTGCGCGCTGTCGAAACGCCGCGCCAGCCGCGCCGCATCGTGGTCGACAGCAAGCTTGAAATCGACCTGTCCGCCAAGATATTGGAGGGAGGCGGCACCTGGATCGTCGCCGCCGTCGGCCATCCCGAGAAGCAAGCCGCGTTGCAGGCCGCCGGCCACGAAGTCATCCTGCTGCCGAACGCCTACGGCAAGGTCGACCTGCCAGCGCTGATGCACGAGCTGGGCCGCCGCCAGATCAACGAGTTGCACGTGGAGGCGGGCGGCAAGCTCAATGGCTCGCTGATCCGCGAGGGCTGCGTCGATGAGCTGCTGGTGTACCTGGCGCCGGCCCTGATCGGCGAAGCGCAAGGCATGTTCGCCCTGCCGGCGCTGACCGACCTGACGCAGAAGAAGCAGTTGAAATTCCACGAGGTTCAGCAGATCGGCCAAGATTTGCGTATCCTTGCACGATTCACCCA is a genomic window containing:
- the ribD gene encoding bifunctional diaminohydroxyphosphoribosylaminopyrimidine deaminase/5-amino-6-(5-phosphoribosylamino)uracil reductase RibD, whose amino-acid sequence is MNISNDLEGMTLALQWAAKGLYITSPNPHIGCVIVRDGVVIGAGVTQQAGSDHAEIQALKDAQARGHDVRGATAYVTLEPCNHHGRTPPCSDALVRAGLGRVVAAMEDPNPLVAGQGMAKLAANGIDTSVGMLADQAVELNIGFFSRMTRGLPWVRMKTAASLDGMTALHNGASQWITGPEARADGHAWRARACAILTGIGTVKADDPQLNVRAVETPRQPRRIVVDSKLEIDLSAKILEGGGTWIVAAVGHPEKQAALQAAGHEVILLPNAYGKVDLPALMHELGRRQINELHVEAGGKLNGSLIREGCVDELLVYLAPALIGEAQGMFALPALTDLTQKKQLKFHEVQQIGQDLRILARFTH
- a CDS encoding GspH/FimT family pseudopilin, which encodes MTADAIAVQAARSCARCPRCGRLAGLTLIELLIVLVLAVILLGVAAPAFHQALQRLRVQAASNDLQAAINLTRSQAMARGRKVLMAPLEPTGANWQSGWAVFVDINNNRRPDPGEPLIYRHDQLRDDVIITSRFTSGGAPTYIAYNAAGRTCRADNSLTTRWGTLSLTQGDHARNVIINMLGRVRVCDPKAEPSNCSSAMD
- a CDS encoding type IV pilin protein; the encoded protein is MKRSGFSLMELLVALVIVAVLAAYALPAYQQHIVRTRRGEAHSALLKLMMQQERFHSQHNTYVEFSAGGGDEESRQFQWWSGASAPTSAYEIEGKACDGELISQCVQLIARPGTAMVDSRFDDDDCRTLKLTSAGLRLASGPAAGCWP
- a CDS encoding pilus assembly protein yields the protein MDRQRGIALVVSLVLLIMVMLLGVSAAQLSLQGEKAARGERDRDVAFLMAEDAVKNAEREIEGGGGPFAQDCAAGRYERAARGETPVWQKVDLAGDACAVTSGADFAPFSKPRYIVERMACHQAGDDASAGAAPNYCYRVTAIGFASAPEMEVVLQSVYGKPEEAP
- a CDS encoding PilC/PilY family type IV pilus protein, producing the protein MNGMRWRCAWIFATACMQAHAGPSLIELDSLPVTAACHATAPAAQGLAGTAEGAVLLRPAPLASASASMSPGDLYQATMDIADWAGHFSRYLLPAGAAAAGGAAALAWDAGTILSGAAGRPPEPMPAQRQIYTAIVQRGGALKTIPFTWSALSAAQQALLNLDDHAGEQRLAYLRGDRSLEGIQFRRRSSVLGDAIHSTPVYVGAPERRATIYLGANDGMLHAFDATTGIELFAYVPDALIAQLHHLSYPAYTHRAYVDGPASAAELTIGGSKKTMLFSAMGGGAKGVFALDVTDPQHFAGALWEFTDRDDPMMGNVTTLPQVARLRVKKDVYRYFAIIASGVNNGGDGKGALFLLALDKPPNENWQRNSNYYRITTPVSDPALANALSSPVLVNDSDGALRYAYAGDLQGALWRFDFSGSAPWEKVVGKPLFVARDADGRRQQIMQQPLLAYANSGGYIALFGTGKLIEPADRSTATATTQSYYAIIDSLRTPMESITSRRQLTQRFLDSRDGPLDPGSQGWYVDFVQPAERSVHAGLLADGAVLFNTVQPGADWCSPTHSRSYVLNVTTGLAKDGNIITSTPNQDVIVSLPVPGYVAAPSLLPQSVTRGERDAVGRVKQEKTYAVVQVTGAGQVAAVGSMRAARRVGRLSWREIVNWRELHEAAK